One genomic segment of Vibrio penaeicida includes these proteins:
- a CDS encoding serine hydrolase domain-containing protein translates to MRLSLPLTRLSYTIAATLAVAIPFTSVAQNDITHDTITKGAISQGTTSQDIASSNKHLGLFSSNFGGLPHVKFYQHDGQDYILTAWGHEAITVDSEGHFRSLETGTGTQGKFGSDINGNYVNATITYWGADHTFARVEDASDDELVDKIYQSSWFNSIETQSECHEDWLVKNEDVKYDKEKLNKLLNKFKNNNNFYQKASSFLVMKGGQLIIEEYMNGWKQSYPHSIQSVTKSLTSLMTGVAIYENKLSGIRQPLGELLPNHSQYLQGEKSKITLEHLLMMGAGLDWDEWTVPYSSPENIRYQEMRSHTPVKFTLDRPLTSEPGTQFNYNGGIVTVAGEIIANSYKKERFAGAIIDSGLSKLCFKNAYISAQMGDVSNTAGGGMLRPRDMLKLGMLVNNDGNWQGEPILAKEWIEDSTRGYLYTSPGASTYGYYWWLDDHFVDGRVYKTIYGLGYGGQMIAIVKDLDLVVVKTATNYANRNDAMHLMKNDIIPIFN, encoded by the coding sequence ATGCGTTTATCTTTGCCTTTGACTCGTTTGAGTTACACCATTGCAGCAACACTTGCCGTCGCCATACCTTTCACTTCTGTCGCTCAGAATGACATTACCCACGATACCATCACTAAGGGAGCTATCTCTCAGGGAACCACCTCACAGGATATAGCCTCTTCAAATAAGCACTTAGGCTTGTTTTCATCCAACTTTGGAGGGCTTCCGCACGTTAAGTTTTATCAACATGATGGACAAGACTATATATTGACAGCATGGGGACATGAAGCCATTACCGTTGACTCAGAAGGGCACTTTCGCTCTCTAGAAACGGGGACGGGAACTCAAGGCAAATTTGGTTCCGACATAAATGGGAATTACGTCAACGCGACCATCACTTATTGGGGAGCTGACCATACCTTTGCCAGAGTGGAAGATGCCAGCGATGACGAATTGGTTGACAAGATCTACCAATCGAGCTGGTTCAACAGCATAGAAACGCAATCTGAATGCCACGAAGATTGGTTGGTCAAAAATGAAGACGTCAAATACGATAAAGAAAAGCTCAATAAACTGCTTAATAAATTCAAGAACAATAACAACTTCTATCAGAAAGCAAGTAGCTTTTTGGTGATGAAAGGTGGGCAGTTAATTATTGAAGAATACATGAATGGCTGGAAGCAATCCTATCCGCACTCGATTCAGTCTGTCACCAAAAGCCTTACGTCACTCATGACTGGGGTCGCCATCTATGAGAACAAACTTTCTGGTATTCGGCAGCCACTCGGCGAGCTGCTACCTAACCACTCTCAGTATCTGCAAGGTGAAAAGAGCAAAATTACCTTAGAGCACTTGCTCATGATGGGTGCAGGTTTAGACTGGGATGAATGGACAGTGCCTTATTCCAGCCCTGAAAATATCCGCTATCAAGAAATGCGAAGCCACACTCCTGTTAAATTCACTTTAGATCGCCCACTAACATCCGAACCCGGTACCCAATTCAACTACAATGGCGGTATTGTTACTGTAGCTGGGGAAATCATTGCCAACAGCTATAAAAAAGAGCGATTCGCAGGTGCAATAATCGATTCTGGTCTATCCAAACTCTGTTTTAAAAATGCCTATATATCGGCGCAAATGGGTGACGTAAGTAATACCGCTGGTGGTGGAATGTTACGCCCTAGAGATATGCTCAAACTGGGTATGCTGGTGAATAACGACGGAAATTGGCAAGGTGAACCCATTCTAGCAAAAGAGTGGATTGAAGATTCGACCCGTGGCTATTTATATACCAGCCCCGGAGCCAGCACATATGGCTATTACTGGTGGCTTGATGATCACTTTGTTGATGGTCGAGTCTATAAAACCATTTACGGTTTAGGCTATGGCGGGCAAATGATCGCTATTGTGAAAGATTTGGATTTGGTTGTGGTTAAAACCGCGACAAACTACGCCAATCGAAATGACGCAATGCACCTAATGAAAAACGATATTATCCCAATATTCAATTAA